A genomic stretch from Ovis canadensis isolate MfBH-ARS-UI-01 breed Bighorn chromosome 5, ARS-UI_OviCan_v2, whole genome shotgun sequence includes:
- the LOC138440815 gene encoding adhesion G protein-coupled receptor E2-like, with translation MTLWILKSKLCSLNSEVSTLQNTRMLTFKATAQLFILGCTWFLGLLQVGPAAHVMAYLFTIINSLQGVFIFLVYCLLSKQVREQYRKWLKRIRKSKAKSEKYTLSSRTMSDDCKHSEEA, from the exons ATGACCCTTTGGATTTTGAAAAGCAAACTCTGTTCCCTCAACAGTGAGGTGTCCACCCTGCAGAACACGAG GATGCTGACATTTAAAGCCACAGCTCAGCTCTTCATCTTGGGATGCACGTGGTTTCTGGGACTCCTGCAGGTGGGACCGGCTGCCCACGTCATGGCCTACCTCTTCACCATCATCAACAGCCTGCAGGGTGTCTTCATCTTCCTGGTGTACTGCCTCCTCAGCAAGCAG GTCCGTGAGCAATACAGGAAATGGTTGAAAAGAATCAGGAAATCCAAAGCCAAGTCTGAGAAGTACACGCTGTCCAGCAGGACCATGTCTGATGATTGCAAACACAGTGAG